CGCACCAGGGCCTTCCCGGGCTGCACCTGTCCGAGGACCACGGAGGCCAGGGCTTCGGGCTGGTCGAGCAGGCGGTCGCGGTGGAGGAACTGGGCCGTGCCCTGACCCCCGGGCCCTACCTCCCGACGGTGATCGCGAGCGCCGCGATCGGGACGTACGGCTCCGGTGCGGCGCGGGCGGACCTCCTGCCGTCCCTCGCCGACGGCACGCTGACCGCCGCCGTCGCGTTGAGCGGCGACTTCACCGCCACGGCGACGGCGGTCTCGGCGGACGCCTCCGGTGCGTTGACCGCGAGCCCTGTCGGGGATGGCGCGGAGATCGCGGGCACGGCCGGGACGGTGCTCGGGGCCCCGCTCGCGGACCTGTTCGTCCTCCCGCTGAACGACGGTCGCTGGGCCCTGGTGGACGCCGACGACGTCACCGTGACCGAGGCCGAGTCGCTGGACCTCACCCGGCCGGTCGGTGGCGTCGAGGTCACGAGGGCCGTCGTCCCCGAGGAGCGGATCTTCGAGGGGGCGGTCGCGGACCTCGCCGTCGTCCTGCTCGGCGCGGAGGCGTGCGGGGTGGCGGGCCGCGCCCTGGACGACGCGGTGGCGTACGCCAAGATCCGTGAGCAGTTCGGCCGTCCGATCGGGCAGTTCCAGGGTGTCAAGCACCTGTGCGCCCGCATGCTGATCGCCGCCGAACGGGCGCGCGCCGCCGTGTGGGACGCCGCCCGCGCCCTCGACGGCCGGGAGGACGCCGAGCAGCGCGCGTACGCCGTCGCGGTCGCCGGGGCGCTGGCCGCCGACGCGGCGGTGACCTGTGCCGAGGGCGACATTCAGGTTCACGGCGGCGTCGGCTACACCTTCGAGCACGACGCGCACCTCCTCTACCGGCGCGCCCTGACGCTCCGCGCCCTGTCCGGCCGCGCCGCCGCGTTCCGCGACCGGGCGGCCCGCCTCGCGCAGGCGGGGGTGCGCCGCCCCATGGACATCGAGCTGCCGCCGGACGCCGAGGGCCTGCGCGAACGCGTACGGGCCCGGATCGCGGAGCTGGCCGCGATGGACCCCCTCGCCCAGCGCGCCGCGATGGCCGAGGGCGGCTGGGTCACCCCGCACCTGCCGGAGCCGTGGGGCAGGGACGCCGGGCCGGTGGAGCAGATCGTCATCGGGCAGGAGCTCAAGCGCGCCCGGGTGCGGCCCGTTCCGCTGATGATCGCCGCCTGGGTGGTGCCGTCGCTGGTCCGGTACGGGACACCGGAGCAGCAGGAGCGGTTCCTGCCGCCGACGCTGCGCGGCGAGATCCTGTGGTGCCAGTTGTTCAGCGAGCCCGGCGCCGGCTCCGACCTGGCGAGCGTGTCCCTGCGGGCCGAACGGGTCGAGGGCGGCTGGCGGCTGACCGGACAGAAGATCTGGAACTCGCTGGCCCGCGAGGCCCAGTGGGGCATCTGCATCGCCCGGACCGACCCGGACGCGCCCAAGCACGACGGCATCACCTATTTCCTGGTGGACATGGCGTCGGACGGCATCGAGGTCCGTCCGCTGCGGGAGTGCACGGGCGAGGCGGTGTTCAACGAGGTCTTCCTCGACGGCGTGTTCGTGCCCGACGACTTGGTGGTCGGCCCCGTCAACGCGGGCTGGCGGGTGGCGCGCAACACCCTGGCGAACGAGCGGGTGGGGCTGACGGGCTCGTTCCAGCTCGGCGGGGACCTGCCCGGGCTGGTGGAGCTGGCGGAGGGGCTGGGTGTGGCGGACGACCCGCTGGTCCGCGACGGCGTGGGCGGGCTGGCCTGCGACGAGCACGCGTTCCGGCTGCTCGGGCTGCGGGCCACCCTCAAGCAACTGTCGGGCACCGACCCGGGCGCCACGGCGAACGTCCGCAAGCTGGTGGCGATGGAGCACGGGCAGCGGGTCACCGAGTACGGGTTCACGCTGCTCGGCGAGGAGGGCGCGCTGACCGGCGACCGGCAGGCCGGGCTGCGCCGTCGGTGGACCCGCCACCTGCTGGCCTCCCGCGCGATGACGATCGGGGGCGGCACCACCGAGGTCAACCTGAACGTGATCGGCGAGCGTATCCTCGGCCTGCCCCGCGACCCCGAACCCCGACGCTAGGGGGTGTGGGGCCGGTCGGCGGGCTGCCGGAGCGTGTCGTTCAGGAAGTCGATGGTGGCGCGCACGCGGGTCTGCGCCCGTTCGGGGTCGAGCAGGCCCCGGACCTGCGTGTACGTGCTCTCGACACCGGCTCGGCGCAGCGCCTCGTGCAGCGTCGCGGACTGGGCGGGCGGGACGGCGCAGTCGCCCGTCCCGTGCAGGAGCAGGAACGGGGGAGCGGACTCGGTG
The DNA window shown above is from Thermomonospora umbrina and carries:
- a CDS encoding acyl-CoA dehydrogenase; amino-acid sequence: MAIGLTEEHEALAASVRGLAERHVTPQVVRGEVNAPRSQGRPEFWAALAHQGLPGLHLSEDHGGQGFGLVEQAVAVEELGRALTPGPYLPTVIASAAIGTYGSGAARADLLPSLADGTLTAAVALSGDFTATATAVSADASGALTASPVGDGAEIAGTAGTVLGAPLADLFVLPLNDGRWALVDADDVTVTEAESLDLTRPVGGVEVTRAVVPEERIFEGAVADLAVVLLGAEACGVAGRALDDAVAYAKIREQFGRPIGQFQGVKHLCARMLIAAERARAAVWDAARALDGREDAEQRAYAVAVAGALAADAAVTCAEGDIQVHGGVGYTFEHDAHLLYRRALTLRALSGRAAAFRDRAARLAQAGVRRPMDIELPPDAEGLRERVRARIAELAAMDPLAQRAAMAEGGWVTPHLPEPWGRDAGPVEQIVIGQELKRARVRPVPLMIAAWVVPSLVRYGTPEQQERFLPPTLRGEILWCQLFSEPGAGSDLASVSLRAERVEGGWRLTGQKIWNSLAREAQWGICIARTDPDAPKHDGITYFLVDMASDGIEVRPLRECTGEAVFNEVFLDGVFVPDDLVVGPVNAGWRVARNTLANERVGLTGSFQLGGDLPGLVELAEGLGVADDPLVRDGVGGLACDEHAFRLLGLRATLKQLSGTDPGATANVRKLVAMEHGQRVTEYGFTLLGEEGALTGDRQAGLRRRWTRHLLASRAMTIGGGTTEVNLNVIGERILGLPRDPEPRR